The Sorex araneus isolate mSorAra2 chromosome 5, mSorAra2.pri, whole genome shotgun sequence genome has a segment encoding these proteins:
- the LOC101541674 gene encoding 60S ribosomal protein L22-like 1, whose protein sequence is MAPKDKKPKRATWKFNLDLTHPVENGNFDSGNFEQFLREKVKVNGKTGNLGNVVHIECLKNKITVVSEKQFSKRYLKYLTKKYLKKNILRDWLRVVASDKETYEVRYFQISQDDDGSESED, encoded by the coding sequence ATGGCACCGAAAGACAAGAAGCCTAAGAGGGCAACTTGGAAGTTTAATTTGGATCTTACGCATCCTGTAGAAAATGGGAATTTTGACTCGGGAAATTTTGAACAGTTTCTGCGAGAGAAGGTTAAAGTGAATGGAAAAACTGGAAATCTCGGGAATGTTGTTCACATTGAATGCCTGAAGAATAAAATCACTGTTGTTTCTGAGAAACAGTTCTCTAAAAGATACTTAAAATATCTTACCAAGAAATACCTTAAGAAGAATATTCTCCGTGATTGGCTTCGTGTAGTTGCATCTGACAAGGAAACCTACGAAGTCCGCTACTTCCAGATCAGTCAAGATGATGATGGATCTGAGTCTGAGGATTAG